One Candidatus Zixiibacteriota bacterium DNA window includes the following coding sequences:
- a CDS encoding IS256 family transposase yields MIYQPEDPSQIYFTSRKDLVAEEPLVLWVDEVVKRLDLRELYGRYCERGAAFYDPGMQLRVLFYAYCDGVRSCREIEKRV; encoded by the coding sequence GTGATATATCAGCCGGAAGACCCGAGTCAGATCTATTTTACGAGTCGGAAGGACCTGGTGGCCGAGGAGCCGCTGGTTTTGTGGGTGGATGAGGTGGTGAAGCGGCTTGATTTGCGGGAGTTGTATGGGCGGTACTGTGAGCGTGGGGCGGCGTTTTACGATCCGGGGATGCAATTGCGGGTGTTGTTTTATGCCTATTGTGACGGGGTGCGGTCGTGTCGGGAGATTGAGAAGCGGGTTAG